CTCGCCGACCGCATTGCCGGGCTCGACAGCGGCGCCGACGACTATCTTGCAAAACCGTTCGCGGTCGAGGAGCTGCTCGCACGCCTGCGTGCAGTGCTGCGGCGGCCCGCGGGCCTGTCTCCCGAAATCATCCGTGCCGGCCGCATCGCCTTCGACCTCAGTCATCGCGAAGCCAGCATCGACGGTGCGCCGTTCGAGCTGCCGCGCCGGGAGCTCCTGGTGCTCGAAGCCCTGATCCGCCGCATGGGGCGCACCGTGCTGCGCTCGGCCCTGGAAGAAGCGGTCTACAATTTCGACGACGAGATCCAGTCGAACGCGCTCGACACGCACGTCTCGCGGCTCAGGCGAAAGCTCGCGGATGCCGAGGCGGGCGTCGAGATCCATGGGATTCGCGGCGTTGGCTATCTCCTCAAGAAGCTGCCATGAGCAAACACCACGATCCCTATTGCCTGCGCTCACGGCTGAGCTGGCGCCTGCTATCGCTCCAGGCCGCACTGCTCCTTGCACTGGTTGCGGTCGTGGTCGGAGCGTTGTGCGCATCGGGCTTCGTGCTCGCCGGGCGCGACGAGGACCGTGTCATCGATGTCGTCCAGCGCGCGCTCACGCGCGATGCGCAAGGCGCGCTGGCCCTGCGGCCGACGGCCGAGCTGACGCAGTTGCGCGGCGAGACGCCCGATCTCTGGTTCCTGGTCCGCGACCGGCAGGGTCGCGTCCTCAGCGAAGGCGCCGTGCCGGCCGAATTCGCCGCGATCGGCGCCGGCCTCGACCAGATCAGCCAGGCCCGGCTCGGCTGGCAGATGTTCGAGGACGATCCGCGCAAGCCGGCGGCGCGGCTGAAGCGGGTCGACACCGATGCCGGCAATGTGCAAATCATCACGGCGACGCAGGGACGACTGACGGGCGCCAAGGCGCTGTTGACGACGTCGCTTGCGTTCCTCGGCATCGCCCTGCCCGGCCTGCTGCTGATGGGGACGGCGACATTCATCGCGACGCCGATGATCGTGCAGCGCGCGTTCAGGGGGCTCGATACCACGGCGGACGAGGCGCGGCGCATCGACATCCATCAGCGCGGCGCGCGGCTCTCGGTGGAGCGGATTCCGCTGGAAGTCGTGCCGCTCGTGACTGCGGTCAATGATGCGCTGGCACGGCTCGACCAGGGCTATGCGCGCCACAAGCGCTTCGTCGCCGACGCAGCCCACGAGCTGCGCACGCCGATCGCGATCCTGAACACGCGCCTGGAGTCGCTTGCGCCGGGGCCGGACAAGACCCGCCTGCTCGAGGATGCCGCGCGGCTCGCAACCCTTGCCGAGCAATTGCTCGACATCCAGCGGCTCGACCGCTGCGGCCATCCCTTCACGCGCGTCAATCTCGCAGCCGTCGCGCAAAGCGTAGCCGCCGACCTCGCGCCACTGGCGATCGCCGCAGGCTACGAGCTGGCGCTCGATGCCCCACCGGCACCGATCGAGACGATCGGCGATGCGGCGGCGCTTGAGCGCGCGCTGACCAACCTCGTGCAGAATGCGATCCAGCATGGCCCTCGCCGCGGCATTATCGGAATTCGCGTCAGCAGCCCTGGGAGCATCGAGGTCACCGATGAAGGCGCCGGCATTCCCGCCGATCAGCGCGAGCAGATCTTCGAGCCGTTCTACCGGCTGGCGCCGCTCGATCGCGGTGCCGGACTCGGCCTCAACATGGTGCGCGAAATCGTGCAGCTGCATGGCGGCCACGTCTCGGTGACGGACGGACCGGATGGTGGCGCCTGTTTCAGGATGACGCTGCCGCCGGCGCGACAGAGCTGATTCAAGCCGCATCCGCTTCTGGCAGCGCAATGCTGTCGCAATGCGCCTCCGCAACATTGCATCCGTCACACCTCGAATCTTTAGGAGGT
The genomic region above belongs to Bradyrhizobium arachidis and contains:
- a CDS encoding response regulator, whose protein sequence is MRILLVEDEAEMAGALASALKRYDMVVDHAPTLAEAEEAISADVHAAVLLDRQLPDGDGLALIPKLRARADGVPIIVLTARGELADRIAGLDSGADDYLAKPFAVEELLARLRAVLRRPAGLSPEIIRAGRIAFDLSHREASIDGAPFELPRRELLVLEALIRRMGRTVLRSALEEAVYNFDDEIQSNALDTHVSRLRRKLADAEAGVEIHGIRGVGYLLKKLP
- a CDS encoding sensor histidine kinase; this translates as MSKHHDPYCLRSRLSWRLLSLQAALLLALVAVVVGALCASGFVLAGRDEDRVIDVVQRALTRDAQGALALRPTAELTQLRGETPDLWFLVRDRQGRVLSEGAVPAEFAAIGAGLDQISQARLGWQMFEDDPRKPAARLKRVDTDAGNVQIITATQGRLTGAKALLTTSLAFLGIALPGLLLMGTATFIATPMIVQRAFRGLDTTADEARRIDIHQRGARLSVERIPLEVVPLVTAVNDALARLDQGYARHKRFVADAAHELRTPIAILNTRLESLAPGPDKTRLLEDAARLATLAEQLLDIQRLDRCGHPFTRVNLAAVAQSVAADLAPLAIAAGYELALDAPPAPIETIGDAAALERALTNLVQNAIQHGPRRGIIGIRVSSPGSIEVTDEGAGIPADQREQIFEPFYRLAPLDRGAGLGLNMVREIVQLHGGHVSVTDGPDGGACFRMTLPPARQS